Part of the Lutra lutra chromosome 4, mLutLut1.2, whole genome shotgun sequence genome is shown below.
cattcatccactggtgGACACTTAGTTTTTTCATATcccagctattgtaaataatgctgcagtgaatacgGGGGTGCATACATcttctcaagtgttttttttttataatacccagaagtggaattgctggatcattagGTAGGTTTTGAGGGGGCACTAGTGAGAAGGAGaaagattcttaagcaggcttcatgcccaatttcaagaccctgaaatcatgacctgagctgaaatcaagtcagacacttaactgactgagccacccaggcacccccatgtggtagttctatttaattttctgcatactgttttccataatgtgtgtaccaattttttttttaaggttttacttatttttctgacagagatcacaagtaggcagagagagaggaagggaagcaggctccctgccgagcaaagagactgatgcggggctcgatcccaggaccccaggatcattatctgagccgaaggcagaggcattaacccactgagccacccaggcgcccctatgtgtaCCAATTTACATCCTACCTATAGTcaacaagggttcccttttctccacatccttgccaatacttatCTTTTTGATAGAAGTCTAATGGGTGTGAGGCaaaatttttggttttgatttgcatttctctgacaaTTAgggatgctgagcatcttttcatgtgcccgTTGGTCATCTATAGGTCTTCTCTGAAAAAATGTCTGTTagagtcctctgcccattttttaatcagactgTGTTTTTGggcttgtcttttccttttttattgctattgagttatatgagttctttatatattttggatattaacccttattagatatatgatttacaaatattttctcccatgcaataggttgccttttcattttcttggtttcctttgctgtgcagaagctttttactttgatatagtcccacttgtttatttttgcttttgttgcttttacttttaGTGTCTGGTTGAAAATATATCATTGCCATGACCtgtgtcaaggagcttactgcctgtgttttctcctaggagttttatggtttcaggtccaaACATTCAAGTCTTTagtatattttgaattaattttttgcatatggtgtaaaaTAGCAGTTGAGTTTCATTCATTGGTATGTGGCTGTCCTGCTTCCCCACACTATTTGTGGAAGAGACCGTCTTTTCCCTACTCATGTTCCTGGGTCCTGTGTTATAAATTGACCATagatgtgtgggtttatttctggggtctgtTCTCCACTGATTTGTTTTTAGGCCAATAACATATTACTTTAACTACTACGgttttgtaatagagtttgaaatcagggagcatgatgccttcagtgttgttctttctcaagactgctttggctatttggggtcttttgggttccatacaaattttaggatactTCTAATTCTGTAAAGAATGCCATTGGACTTGTGATAgcaattgcattgaatctgtagattgctttgggtagtatggatattttaacattattataatccatgagcacggaatatttgtttcctttttttaaaaaaatattttatttatttgacaaagagagacacagcgagagagggaaaacaaacagggggagtgggagaggagcagggagcccagtgaggggctcgatcccaagatcctgggatcacaacctgagctgaaggcatacgctCAACGacttgagacacccaggctccccatttgtgtttccttctttccttgatgtcttacagttttcagaatgcagctctttcacctccttgattaatttttattctaggtattctgttcttttgatgcAATTTTAATTTGGGTTGCTAATTTCTCTGATAGTCTgtcattagtgtatagaaacacaacagatttttacttattgattttgtatcctgcaacattactgaatttgtttattctaacaattttcttgagtttttagGGCTATTAAGGTATTCTATTAGGGTATAATATGTCATCCACAAATactgagttttacttctttctttccagtttggatgctttgtggttttttgctttttttttttttcccttttgcctaATTGCtcaggctaggacttccaatattatgttgaCTGAAGTGGTAAATGGgcatctttttcttattcttcatcctagaggaaaagctttcagcttttacTGCTGAGTgttatgttagctgtgggcttgtcatatctggccttttttattatgttgaggtatgttctttctATACCTgatttgttgaaagtttttttctttttttttttaagattttatttgacagacagacagacagtgtgaaagggaacacaagcagggtgagtgggaaagggagaagcagtcttcccgctaagcagggagcccaatgtggggctcgatcccaggaccctgggaccatgacctaagccaaacagagatgcttaacaactgagccacccgggtgtgaaagtttttatcacaaatggatgctttattttcttaaatgttttctgcatctactgagatgaatATATGGCTCTTatcctttattaatgtggtgtatcatatcGATTTGCAGATGTTGGGCTATCGTTGCATTCCTtgaataaaccccacttgatcatggtgtatgatccttttaaggtattgctgaattcagtttgctaatattttgttgaggatttttgcatgtatgttcatcagggatattggcctagaattttattttctgctagTGTCATTGCATCGTTTTGGTGtgaggataatgctggccttgtaaaatgagtttgaaagagTTCCCTCGTATTctcttttctggaagagtttgagaaatattggtcttttggaagagtttgggaagTACTggtattctttgaatgtttggtagaattcacccaaTGAAGCCATCTATATGGTCCTAGATTTTTGTTCGTtcattgggaggtttttgattactgatttaatctcccTACTATAAGTAAtttgtctgttcaaattttctatttctttatggttCAGTCTTGGTAGattgtatgtttccaggaatttatccatttcttttaagttGTCCATTTGTTGGCGTATAATTTTCACAGTAGTCTCTTATCCTATGATATCTGTGGTACTGTAGTATGTCATTTCTGATTTTGGATCCTCCCCCCTCCACTTTTTTTTGGTGATTCTAactagaggtttgtcaattttgtttaccttttcaaagatCCATCAATTACTTTcatcttttctattgctttttattttctatttcatttatttcttctctaatccaTGTTACTGCATTCCTTCTACTAACTTAGGGattcatttgctctttttttccctggTTCCTTAAGGTATAAAGTTGTGTTACTTGggaattttgtttcttaaggtaGGCATTCACTGctgtgaacttccctcttagaattgcttttgctgtatctcctaaattttggtatatttccattttgtttgtgttaaggtatttttttcttttggtttctgattTGATCCCACCCCCTACCCAGTTGTTCAGTagatgttgtttaatctccacatatttgtgaattttccagttttgtgtaactgatttctagtttcatatcactGTAggtggaaaagatgcttgatatttcagtcttcttaaatttatttggaCTTGTTTTGCGGCCTACCATATGAtctatcctagaaaatgttccatgtgcacttgagaatgtatattctctttgttttggaaggaatgttttatatatatttgttaactGTACCTAGTCTAACATGTCATTTAAAGCCAGtgttattttctgtctggatgatctattcattgtTATTAGTGGGGTACTAAAGCCCCCTGCTATTAATGTATGGTTGTTTCTCCCTtcatgtctgttaatatttgctttatatattcctaagtatttacaAATCTTATCTCTTGTTGGACTGGCCCTTTTAGCATTATATAATGCtgtcttgttatagtctttgttttcaaGTTGACTTTTTCTGATACAAGTAtagccaccccagctttctttttgtttctatttatacGGAGTacctttttctatcccttcactttgtTTTTACATCTAAgagagtctcttgtaggcagcatataggttttggtttttaattcatttaaccaCTCTTGTCTTTTGATcagagtatttagtccatttatattaaaGTAGAATTACTGGTAAGTATCTTATTGCCATTTcattaattgttttctggctatttctgtagttctctgttcctttcttctcttggctctcttcctttgtggtttaaTTACATTCTCTAGTGGTACCCTTATATTCCTTcttatcttttgtgtatttactctagggttttgttttgtggttaagATTAGCTTTTAAGTATAACAACTTGTATCTGTTAATCTATTTTAAGATGAAATAGTTGCCAATTTAAGATTAATCACATACTAAAGCTCATTTTTACCCCccatgtttttgatgtcacattttgtatctttttaactTGTGTATCCCTTAATTATTGTAATcagttatttttactacttttgtctttttaaccTTAACAACAAGTGATGAAgccactatttttattatttatctttccaGTGAGATTTACTATTTGTTATGTGTTCCTGTTACTGACTAGTGCTCTTTTCAGCTTAAAAAGAGGTCATTTTCACATTTCTGGTAAAGCTGATTTAGTGGTGATAAATTCCTTTGGAATTTTCTGTCTGGAAAACTCTCTCTTTAGTTCTGAGTAACTTTGCTAGATAAgaagttttcttctttcagcatcttgaatatattatgttactcccttctggcctgcaaagtatCTGTTGAAAAACATGCTGAcaggggtagctgggtggctcagtggattaaagcctctgcctttggctcgggtcatgatcccagagtcctgggatcaagccccgcatcgggctctctgctcggcggggagcctgcttcctcctctctctctctctaactgcctttctgcctacttgtgatctctgtcaaataaataaaatctaaaaaaaaaaaaaagaaaagaaaaacatgctgacagtcttatgggggttcccttttacatatgttatttttCACTTGCTGCTTTTAGTTAGGGTCTCTTTGGGTTGGTCTTATTTGCaactctctgggcctcctggatctggatgtctgtttgcTTCCCCACATTAGGGACATTTTcaaccattctattttctttagaaaagattttatttatttaagagtgagagaaagtgcaagcacaagttgggggagggacagagggggaagcagcaaggctcaatcccaggaccctgggatcatgacctgagccaaaggcagacacttaactaagtcacccaggtgcctctcagcCATTCTACTTTCAAATAAGATTTCTGTACCTTTCTCTTATTTTGGGAGCCCTATAATGAGAACATTAGTCCATTTGATGTTGTCCTATAAGTTCCTTAAgctatctttacttttttttggggggggggggggtcttttccattttttctactTGCTGCTCTGATTGGGGGAGTTCTACTGCTTTGTGTTTGAGTTCACTTATCCTTTCTTCTATTTCACTACAGGGGTTCAGGGCAAATAGATGAATTCTGTAGTTCAGTTATTGGGTTCAACAGCTCCGTGACTTCTATTTAGTACTTCAGTGTATTGtccatctctttgttgaagttctctgTTCATCCATTCCCCCTGgtttggtgagcatctttatgacctttactttaaattatctttatcaGGCAGATTACTTATCtgttattaagatttttttttccaggggcgcctgggtggctcaggtcatgatcccaggtcctgggttcaagccccacatcgggctttctgctcagcagggagcctgcttcctcctctctctctgcctgcctctctgcctacttgtgatttctctctgtcaaataaataaataaaatctttaaaaaaaaaaaaaaaaaaaagatttttttttccagaggtttTTATGAGAAATCTAGAATTCGTAGTAAAACGTTCACAAGGGAATCACGGGAACAAAACCAACTCCAGATTGGGGTAGGTTTGAGTCACCtaataaatacatcaaaaaaGAGTGTCCTAGATATCTGGAAAATAGGTGCTTTAAATTCTAGTGATTGATAAGATCAATCTGTCACATTTCTGAATCTCTGCTGATGGTGctactttctcatttttagtCATCAACCCAGCTCTTTCCattaacaaaggagaaaagatccCCAGACTTAAGGCTCCACTCTTTGGTAGGTTCTGCTTtagtaagtttaaggtgtatttATAACAAATCTTAGCAATTCTGCTGGACAGCCAGGTTTAGAGTCTCAAATATGTCTGGATTTGGAGAGTTGGTTTGCATAAGGGACCACTGTATTTTAAAGCAGAAACCCGAACTTTATGAAATTCTCCATCAAAAAAAGTATCATTTTGAGATGCTAAAATAATTATCTTGTAACCCCATTTTGAAGGGTGGCACATGGGAATACTTGTCACTAGCAGTTTAAGAACTGAAGTGGtaaagcacccccccccccgactttGCCCCAGGACAAAAGTTAAATTAGACGAGGcttttttgtaaaatttctaCTAATGATTGGCTTAGATCACACCAACCAAatgtaaaatgttcttttctcaaATTGGAGCCCCAGGTGTGATTAAGCAGGCAAGCTTTGTGAATGAAATAGTACATAGCTACTACTGAGGACTTTGTAAATTCTTTCTATTAGATCACTGGCCACAGGTGACTTAAACAGTGAACACACTACCAGACCTCCTTATCACATACTTACAGATCTTGGCTCTGTTTCATCCGGTGAAAGTCCTTCAGGATCCCCATCATATCTGCAAAGCTGCTGGCcttggacagagagacacagtcaTCCTCTTCAGACGAGCTGCAGGTAGCTTTGTGTTCTGGTTTGCAACATTCAGGGCTGGCAGAACAAAGCAGGGGGACTGATGGAAGCTCAGGGACCTCTACCTCGGTCTCCTCGGTGATGTCACTAATGACAAAGGAAGTTGTAGAGTGGAATGAGGATCCAAAACAAGGTAAGGGAGAAGAGACATTTGAACTTCCTGGAGATAAGAAATCTGGCGTTAATGAAGCCGaagctgaaagagaaaacaataggCATGGATGGACATTTACTAGAATACAGCAGTAATACCTTCTCCCCACAAGCAGTGCCTATCAGACATTCATTTCCTGGGCTTGACATATGACATTCTGGGAGAGCCCAGGATGCTATCTGGAAGCTAGTAGAGGATTCCTCCATTACCCTCCCCTCTCAGGATCTAAAAATGGGAAAGCACTGAACACGTCCAGTGTTTTGGGAGTGTGGAAAAACCCACCACATAAAGGCTTAGTCTTCTAAAAGCTCCATTCTGCAGGAGCCTGTGGATAGCCCTATTTCTACCAAAGCAATAGTGACAGAACCAAGGTCAGAATGTGTCCTTTTCTCTAATTGGGCTAGTGCTTCTAACTGTGCTCCTATCTGTGACtagaagaaacagcaaaaataGAATAGTGATAGTCCTCCTAGTTTTTCAAATCTggaaagaatttccaaaacaaaaaattcttagtttcatttttcagGATGACAAAAATGTAGCCAATACATAAATGGAAAATTCAAGTACAATGCCTCTATTAAACTGCCATATGAGTGAATTAAATATATGAGAATTGCAAAGAACACCATGATTTTCATGTGTTCTACCAAGAGGTAAGATTTGGGAGCTATGACTTTAAGTTGACAAGAAGCAAAAAAGAATGTATAGAAGGAACAGGATGGGCAGCTTGGGAAAGAGCCAATGTTCCTGTTTCATGTACCGGGTCAAGGCAGACTCCCATCTATTTCTAGTGGTGGTTCTGCCTTAACTGCAGACAGAcaggtggagggatggagaggtAGTCTCTGGGAGAACAAGGAAAGGGAAGATATGTAGATAGGAAGATAGCTTAAAGGGGATCTCTCTCTTAATGGGGGGTCAGGGAATTCTTATTTCTCACTGAAAAGGGAAGCTGCCTAAGACTCACGTGGAAGATGTAATCTTAAAGACACTTGATAGAGGGTATTGGTTTTTGTAGCCAAGGGAGGGaatgtgcaggggtgggggtgggtgttgtCACAGGTTAAGTGAAGATTTTGTTCCTAATCAAACCAGTCAGCCCAAAATGGCTAATGGAAACAATCCAAGGAGTACTATAGGCCAGTGAGTCCTCGGGACAACTGCAGAGCCCCGGGCCTGTCTCCCTGAACCATGGACCACCATTTTCCTACCCTTCTCCTGTACCAAAAGccagggggaaaggaagagcctGCTAAATTCTGGCGCTGACTCCGGTGCTCCTACCTGCATCAGCTGCCACTATCTTAGCAATCTGGCTGCGCAGGTGGCTCAGCTCATCCTGCAGCTCTGTGGTGCGTGTTAGGGCTGGCAGGGCTGGCTTCTTCAAGGCCAGAAGCCTCTCCTCGGACCCACGCAGGTTGGGCACTGAGGCATTGCGCTGCATGACAATCAAAGGGCTGGGCTTCCAGGTATGCCTCAGGGGCCGTGTGTCACTTCTGGATCAGGGAAAACAAGTATGTCAGAGACAGCCGGCCACTGCGTCCCTTCTAAAACTTCTGCTCCCGCTCACCCCACAGCTTTTGTTCCTACTGCCCTCAGCCCTCCATAAGCACTCCCCCTACTGGCTGCCACCTCATGTGGGAAGGAGCTCCCCGTTTCCCAGCAGACCAGCTACTGCCTCAGCTACCTGACCCGGGCATATGTCTCCTCTTCATCTGCAGCAATCCAGGCAATGTCAGCCAGAGTAGGGACTGGGGGTGCATCCCTCAGACACAGATCAGAGATGTTGGGCAGGGTCTACAGGGAAGCAAGTCatcaaaaaacatttgttgacATCAAGAGACTATCAAAGACTCTAAAACACATGGGAGGGGCACCTAAGTATCAGGAAGGCTTCCTAGAGAGGGGAGAAGACAGTTCCTGGTTGGAAGGAGGACAGAAGATTACAAGTAGTTCAGCACACCGAGACAGAGCTGGGGGTACAGGGTGGTTTGCAACAGGCAGGAAAGCGAATTAAGAACTTGGACTCTAAGACCAATAATAAGCCACTGGAAGATTTTAAGTAAGAATCAGATTTTGAAAGattactctggctgctgtgtggaacCTGCATAAGAGTGAAGGTATCAGTTTTGAGGCTGTTATATCTTCCAAGCAAAACATGGTGGCCTAGAGCAGGATTGGGAcctatttttacatataaagttttattggaaagtTACACCCATTCATTTCTGTATCATCTGTGGTATTTTTTAAGCTGCAGCTGCAGAAGTGAGTAGTTTTAACAGCAGTTATGGCCCCCAcacaaaacatttaatatttggCCTCTTAAAACATTTACTGACCCCTGGTTGGAGCACAGGTGTCTTCAGTGGGACTGGTAAGAGTTACCTTTCAACAGAGATGGCCACTAAGAGCAACTTGTTTTCTCCAGCTATGAAAATACAGGTACAAGGACATCGCAAAGTTTTTTGCGCTAGCTCTTTACAACTCCTCCATAGCTAATTAGGATCTACGCTGTTATAGCAATGCTGTTTTAAGCAAacttcatcattttattatttggatttaaataaaaagatgattaaTTATATCAAAAGAATAAGAGGATTCCTTAAAGTAGCCTCTCAACCCAGATAACAAAACAACCAGGAACAGACAAGGCTGAGTGACTTTATGTTAAATGAAAGGTCAGGA
Proteins encoded:
- the MTFR1L gene encoding mitochondrial fission regulator 1-like isoform X2 — protein: MSGMEANVTIPIWQNKPHGAARSVVRRIGTNLPLKPCPRASFETLPNISDLCLRDAPPVPTLADIAWIAADEEETYARVRSDTRPLRHTWKPSPLIVMQRNASVPNLRGSEERLLALKKPALPALTRTTELQDELSHLRSQIAKIVAADAGSSNVSSPLPCFGSSFHSTTSFVISDITEETEVEVPELPSVPLLCSASPECCKPEHKATCSSSEEDDCVSLSKASSFADMMGILKDFHRMKQSQDLNRSLLKEEDPAVLISEVLRRKFALKEEDISRKGN
- the MTFR1L gene encoding mitochondrial fission regulator 1-like isoform X1 — translated: MSGMEANVTIPIWQNKPHGAARSVVRRIGTNLPLKPCPRASFETLPNISDLCLRDAPPVPTLADIAWIAADEEETYARVRSDTRPLRHTWKPSPLIVMQRNASVPNLRGSEERLLALKKPALPALTRTTELQDELSHLRSQIAKIVAADAASASLTPDFLSPGSSNVSSPLPCFGSSFHSTTSFVISDITEETEVEVPELPSVPLLCSASPECCKPEHKATCSSSEEDDCVSLSKASSFADMMGILKDFHRMKQSQDLNRSLLKEEDPAVLISEVLRRKFALKEEDISRKGN